The following proteins are encoded in a genomic region of Ostrinia nubilalis chromosome 1, ilOstNubi1.1, whole genome shotgun sequence:
- the LOC135073438 gene encoding uncharacterized protein LOC135073438 isoform X1: protein MDLEVLYEELRGMEVTNPACMDKIMSYKEDIELEADDYMHVLVESLSHAMITWEQPWYQEQDKLSLQPLIENRDGLPKFREDPITKDEGEHILNNWRKLVKKYNIPDKLQCFARWRNIGYNKRSSAQENVRRFIHSYLARGLNRTIPQVYRHIVNTYRRTKKGRYTPDEEKLMEICFYHYPPRAVRIASFVLDRGDKGITKRFLVSRNGKPEFNRIKWTLPLATKLVNLLVKYTGEESYDGLKNKPIHISIWRDVENHFDTLACYLRHFWYTSLHCQLFIKYDVTLRRVRRRVFKILRNSPYYKVWTDIRWKDVVAQLPDGFTFQFIYHITIRILRHVRNHTKLPLQEVVKIGLRATNRKGYGNKRLKTLVMNKEGNLEAQRYSNKF from the exons ATGGATCTTGAGGTTCTTTACGAAGAACTTCGCGGTATGGAAGTTACAAACCCAGCTTGCATGGACAAAATTATGTCTTATAAAGAAGATATCGAATTGGAAGCTGATGACTATATGCAT gTGCTAGTAGAAAGTTTGTCACATGCTATGATTACATGGGAACAACCCTGGTATCAAGAACAAGACAAATTAAGTCTGCAACCCCTAATAGAAAACCGTGATGGATTGCCGAAATTTCGAGAGGATCCTATAACCAAAGATGAAGGAGAGCATATTCTAAACAATTGGCGTAAGTTGGTGAAG AAATACAATATCCCAGATAAATTGCAATGTTTTGCGCGATGGAGGAATATTGGTTATAACAAAAGGTCGTCAGCTCAAGAAAATGTTCGCCGATTTATTCATTCATATTTAGCACGAGGCTTGAATAGGACTATTCCACAAGTGTATCGGCACATAGTCAATACATATAGGAGAACAAAAAAAGGACGATATACACCTGACGAAGAAAAACTAATGGAAATTTGTTTTTATCATTATCCACCAAGAGCAGTTCGAATAGCATCATTTGTTCTTGACCGAGGTGATAAAGGAATTACGAAAAGATTTTTAGTCTCTCGCAATG gTAAACCAGAATTTAACAGAATAAAGTGGACACTACCACTAGCTACAAAATTAGTAAACTTGTTAGTAAAATATACTGGAGAAGAAAGTTATGACGGACTCAAGAATAAGCCCATTCATATTAGTATTTGGCGTGACGTTGAAAATCATTTTGATACACTAGCCTGTTATCTTCGACATTTTTGGTACACATCACTGCACtgtcaattatttattaaatatgatGTTACTTTAAGAAGAGTTAGACGAAgagtatttaaaat ATTGCGCAATTCGCCATATTATAAGGTTTGGACTGATATAAGATGGAAGGATGTCGTGGCCCAGCTCCCAGATGGATTTACTTTTCAATTCATTTATCACATTACAATCCGTATCTTACGGCACGTGAGAAATCATACGAAACTACCTCTACAAGAGgtagttaaaataggtttacgTGCTACAAACCGAAAAGGTTACGGAAATAAACGTCTAAAAACATTGGTAATGAACAAAGAAGGCAATTTAGAAGCACAAAGGTACAGTAACAAATTCTGA
- the LOC135073438 gene encoding uncharacterized protein LOC135073438 isoform X2: MDLEVLYEELRGMEVTNPACMDKIMSYKEDIELEADDYMHVLVESLSHAMITWEQPWYQEQDKLSLQPLIENRDGLPKFREDPITKDEGEHILNNWQIQYPR, translated from the exons ATGGATCTTGAGGTTCTTTACGAAGAACTTCGCGGTATGGAAGTTACAAACCCAGCTTGCATGGACAAAATTATGTCTTATAAAGAAGATATCGAATTGGAAGCTGATGACTATATGCAT gTGCTAGTAGAAAGTTTGTCACATGCTATGATTACATGGGAACAACCCTGGTATCAAGAACAAGACAAATTAAGTCTGCAACCCCTAATAGAAAACCGTGATGGATTGCCGAAATTTCGAGAGGATCCTATAACCAAAGATGAAGGAGAGCATATTCTAAACAATTGGC AAATACAATATCCCAGATAA